The Synchiropus splendidus isolate RoL2022-P1 chromosome 1, RoL_Sspl_1.0, whole genome shotgun sequence genome includes a window with the following:
- the grnb gene encoding granulin b isoform X1, translating to MMSRVWILGLALLGLSSALICPDGGMCEDRDTCCKNSEGRYACCPLSHAECCSDHLHCCYEGTVCDLEHARCVNKSVSLPWVMRVPAKQVQLDHELSKGVKAIICPNLESVCPEDTTCCQLPDHSWGCCPFPMAVCCSDKLHCCPGGTECDLAHSLCMSDTRESVPLFKKFPAKSRRKQPASTVGSVLCPGGHSSCPEGHTCCQLPTGDSGCCPYPEATCCSDHLHCCPNNMQCNLQKLQCFSGDVHIPMVEKIPALRSNRKCPDKKSSCPDQATCCRMQNRTYGCCPMPDAVCCSDHIHCCPTGTECDLAHGACVSPDPLTLASSGTQLTLLQTDAVKVHCDLRWSCSDGHTCCRTPEGEWSCCPISEAVCCEDHLHCCPHGSVCNLATSTCDNPSGVAIVPFLTSVPAHSLLGVNTKCDESVSCPGKSSCCKTVSGKWGCCPLHEAVCCDDHIHCCPHGTICNIQAQTCDDPAGVHESQVWATKLDGLTTEPDQDCDEQTRCRGGTTCCKGASGQWACCPLSKAVCCSDGEHCCPNGFKCNMKEKTCNKEGEVTFPWVRKTPALRKVSSLVAVTAANSPRNNCDGQTSCPKETTCCFMERTQKWGCCPLPQAVCCEDGNHCCPRGHACLPHRSSCSKGPHLIPWFTKIAATTEASDVSDVPCDKHTSCAAGTTCCKLQTGEWGCCPLVKAVCCADHQHCCPQGYNCNMQTGTCEKKTYHEGRQSLSMTKVLANQDTLVPCDHSGNFHCPLQETCCQISDSEWKCCPSPKAVCCANSRSCCPAGFACDVEAGSCRQLTPRTWHYWSQDKKSNL from the exons ATG atgagccgcgtGTGGATTCTTGGTCTGGCTCTGCTGGGCCTGAGCTCAGCGCTCATCTGTCCAGATGGAGGGATGTGTGAGGACAGAGACACTTGCTGCAAGAACTCAGAGGGACGTTACGCCTGCTGTCCTCTGTCGCAT GCCGAGTGCTGCTCAGATCATCTTCACTGTTGCTATGAGGGCACAGTTTGTGATCTGGAACATGCCCGCTGTGTTAACAAAAGTGTCTCCCTTCCCTGGGTGATGCGTGTACCTGCCAAGCAGGTCCAACTGGACCATGAG CTGAGCAAGGGAGTGAAGGCCATCATTTGTCCCAACCTGGAGTCCGTGTGTCCGGAGGACACCACTTGCTGCCAGCTTCCTGACCATTCGTGGGGCTGCTGCCCGTTCCCCATG GCCGTTTGCTGCAGTGACAAACTGCACTGTTGCCCTGGGGGAACAGAGTGTGATCTGGCCCACTCCTTGTGCATGAGTGACACTCGAGAATCCGTCCCGCTGTTCAAGAAGTTCCCGGCaaagagcagaagaaaacaaccaG CTTCTACTGTTGGTTCGGTCTTGTGTCCTGGTGGTCATAGCAGCTGTCCAGAAGGTCACACGTGTTGTCAACTCCCCACTGGAGACAGTGGCTGCTGCCCCTACCCAGAA GCCACCTGCTGCAGCGATCACCTCCACTGTTGCCCTAACAACATGCAGTGTAACTTGCAGAAGCTGCAGTGCTTCTCTGGCGACGTTCATATTCCCATGGTGGAGAAGATCCCAGCACTGCGCAGTAACA GGAAGTGTCCTGATAAGAAGTCTTCCTGCCCTGACCAGGCCACCTGCTGTAGGATGCAGAATCGTACGTACGGCTGCTGCCCGATGCCAGAC GCCGTGTGCTGTTCAGATCACATCCACTGCTGTCCGACGGGAACCGAGTGTGACCTGGCCCATGGCGCTTGTGTCTCCCCCGACCCCTTGACCCTCGCTTCGTCTGGGACTCAGCTGACGCTTCTACAAACTGATG CTGTCAAAGTGCATTGCGACCTGAGGTGGTCCTGCAGTGATGGTCACACCTGCTGTAGAACACCTGAAGGTGAATGGTCCTGCTGCCCCATCTCAGAG GCCGTCTGCTGTGAAGACCACCTCCACTGCTGTCCTCATGGATCCGTGTGTAACCTGGCTACCTCCACCTGTGACAACCCCTCAGGGGTGGCAATCGTACCGTTCCTCACAAGCGTGCCAGCACACTCTCTGCTCGGGGTCAACACTAAGTGTGATGAAAGCGTTTCCTGTCCCGGGAAGTCTTCCTGCTGCAAGACAGTCTCGGGAAAGTGGGGCTGCTGCCCACTGCACGAG GCCGTCTGCTGTGACGACCACATCCACTGTTGTCCTCATGGAACCATCTGCAACATACAAGCCCAAACCTGTGATGACCCGGCTGGTGTACATGAATCTCAAGTCTGGGCGACCAAATTAGATGGTCTGACCACTGAACCGGATCAGGATTGTGATGAGCAGACTCGGTGTCGAGGAGGAACCACCTGCTGCAAAGGGGCTTCTGGGCAGTGGGCGTGCTGCCCCCTGAGTAAG GCTGTTTGCTGCAGTGACGGTGAGCACTGCTGTCCGAATGGCTTCAAGTgcaacatgaaagaaaaaaccTGCAACAAAGAGGGAGAGGTGACTTTCCCGTGGGTCCGGAAGACGCCTGCACTGAGAAAAGTGTCCAGCTTGGTtgctgtcacagcagccaacTCTCCCCGAAACAACTGCGATGGTCAGACCAGCTGCCCCAAGGAGACAACCTGCTGCTTCATGGAGAGGACTCAGAAGTGGGGCTGCTGCCCGCTGCCTCAG GCGGTCTGCTGTGAGGATGGAAACCACTGCTGTCCTCGTGGTCACGCCTGCCTTCCACATCGCTCGTCCTGCTCCAAAGGTCCCCACCTCATCCCGTGGTTCACCAAAATCGCTGCCACCACGGAAGCCAGCGACGTTTCGGACGTGCCGTGCGACAAACACACCAGCTGTGCAGCCGGAACCACCTGCTGCAAGCTGCAGACCGGGGAGTGGGGCTGCTGCCCACTGGTCAAG GCGGTCTGTTGCGCAGACCACCAGCACTGCTGCCCACAGGGCTACAATTGCAACATGCAGACTGGAACCTGTGAGAAGAAGACGTACCACGAGGGCCGCCAATCGCTGTCCATGACCAAAGTTCTTGCCAACCAGGACACACTTGTACCATGTGACCACTCCGGGAACTTCcactgccccctgcaggagacTTGCTGTCAGATATCAGACTCGGAGTGGAAGTGCTGCCCCTCCCCCAAG GCCGTCTGTTGCGCCAACTCTCGCAGCTGCTGTCCG
- the grnb gene encoding granulin b isoform X2, whose translation MMSRVWILGLALLGLSSALICPDGGMCEDRDTCCKNSEGRYACCPLSHAECCSDHLHCCYEGTVCDLEHARCVNKSVSLPWVMRVPAKQVQLDHELSKGVKAIICPNLESVCPEDTTCCQLPDHSWGCCPFPMAVCCSDKLHCCPGGTECDLAHSLCMSDTRESVPLFKKFPAKSRRKPASTVGSVLCPGGHSSCPEGHTCCQLPTGDSGCCPYPEATCCSDHLHCCPNNMQCNLQKLQCFSGDVHIPMVEKIPALRSNRKCPDKKSSCPDQATCCRMQNRTYGCCPMPDAVCCSDHIHCCPTGTECDLAHGACVSPDPLTLASSGTQLTLLQTDAVKVHCDLRWSCSDGHTCCRTPEGEWSCCPISEAVCCEDHLHCCPHGSVCNLATSTCDNPSGVAIVPFLTSVPAHSLLGVNTKCDESVSCPGKSSCCKTVSGKWGCCPLHEAVCCDDHIHCCPHGTICNIQAQTCDDPAGVHESQVWATKLDGLTTEPDQDCDEQTRCRGGTTCCKGASGQWACCPLSKAVCCSDGEHCCPNGFKCNMKEKTCNKEGEVTFPWVRKTPALRKVSSLVAVTAANSPRNNCDGQTSCPKETTCCFMERTQKWGCCPLPQAVCCEDGNHCCPRGHACLPHRSSCSKGPHLIPWFTKIAATTEASDVSDVPCDKHTSCAAGTTCCKLQTGEWGCCPLVKAVCCADHQHCCPQGYNCNMQTGTCEKKTYHEGRQSLSMTKVLANQDTLVPCDHSGNFHCPLQETCCQISDSEWKCCPSPKAVCCANSRSCCPAGFACDVEAGSCRQLTPRTWHYWSQDKKSNL comes from the exons ATG atgagccgcgtGTGGATTCTTGGTCTGGCTCTGCTGGGCCTGAGCTCAGCGCTCATCTGTCCAGATGGAGGGATGTGTGAGGACAGAGACACTTGCTGCAAGAACTCAGAGGGACGTTACGCCTGCTGTCCTCTGTCGCAT GCCGAGTGCTGCTCAGATCATCTTCACTGTTGCTATGAGGGCACAGTTTGTGATCTGGAACATGCCCGCTGTGTTAACAAAAGTGTCTCCCTTCCCTGGGTGATGCGTGTACCTGCCAAGCAGGTCCAACTGGACCATGAG CTGAGCAAGGGAGTGAAGGCCATCATTTGTCCCAACCTGGAGTCCGTGTGTCCGGAGGACACCACTTGCTGCCAGCTTCCTGACCATTCGTGGGGCTGCTGCCCGTTCCCCATG GCCGTTTGCTGCAGTGACAAACTGCACTGTTGCCCTGGGGGAACAGAGTGTGATCTGGCCCACTCCTTGTGCATGAGTGACACTCGAGAATCCGTCCCGCTGTTCAAGAAGTTCCCGGCaaagagcagaagaaaa CCAGCTTCTACTGTTGGTTCGGTCTTGTGTCCTGGTGGTCATAGCAGCTGTCCAGAAGGTCACACGTGTTGTCAACTCCCCACTGGAGACAGTGGCTGCTGCCCCTACCCAGAA GCCACCTGCTGCAGCGATCACCTCCACTGTTGCCCTAACAACATGCAGTGTAACTTGCAGAAGCTGCAGTGCTTCTCTGGCGACGTTCATATTCCCATGGTGGAGAAGATCCCAGCACTGCGCAGTAACA GGAAGTGTCCTGATAAGAAGTCTTCCTGCCCTGACCAGGCCACCTGCTGTAGGATGCAGAATCGTACGTACGGCTGCTGCCCGATGCCAGAC GCCGTGTGCTGTTCAGATCACATCCACTGCTGTCCGACGGGAACCGAGTGTGACCTGGCCCATGGCGCTTGTGTCTCCCCCGACCCCTTGACCCTCGCTTCGTCTGGGACTCAGCTGACGCTTCTACAAACTGATG CTGTCAAAGTGCATTGCGACCTGAGGTGGTCCTGCAGTGATGGTCACACCTGCTGTAGAACACCTGAAGGTGAATGGTCCTGCTGCCCCATCTCAGAG GCCGTCTGCTGTGAAGACCACCTCCACTGCTGTCCTCATGGATCCGTGTGTAACCTGGCTACCTCCACCTGTGACAACCCCTCAGGGGTGGCAATCGTACCGTTCCTCACAAGCGTGCCAGCACACTCTCTGCTCGGGGTCAACACTAAGTGTGATGAAAGCGTTTCCTGTCCCGGGAAGTCTTCCTGCTGCAAGACAGTCTCGGGAAAGTGGGGCTGCTGCCCACTGCACGAG GCCGTCTGCTGTGACGACCACATCCACTGTTGTCCTCATGGAACCATCTGCAACATACAAGCCCAAACCTGTGATGACCCGGCTGGTGTACATGAATCTCAAGTCTGGGCGACCAAATTAGATGGTCTGACCACTGAACCGGATCAGGATTGTGATGAGCAGACTCGGTGTCGAGGAGGAACCACCTGCTGCAAAGGGGCTTCTGGGCAGTGGGCGTGCTGCCCCCTGAGTAAG GCTGTTTGCTGCAGTGACGGTGAGCACTGCTGTCCGAATGGCTTCAAGTgcaacatgaaagaaaaaaccTGCAACAAAGAGGGAGAGGTGACTTTCCCGTGGGTCCGGAAGACGCCTGCACTGAGAAAAGTGTCCAGCTTGGTtgctgtcacagcagccaacTCTCCCCGAAACAACTGCGATGGTCAGACCAGCTGCCCCAAGGAGACAACCTGCTGCTTCATGGAGAGGACTCAGAAGTGGGGCTGCTGCCCGCTGCCTCAG GCGGTCTGCTGTGAGGATGGAAACCACTGCTGTCCTCGTGGTCACGCCTGCCTTCCACATCGCTCGTCCTGCTCCAAAGGTCCCCACCTCATCCCGTGGTTCACCAAAATCGCTGCCACCACGGAAGCCAGCGACGTTTCGGACGTGCCGTGCGACAAACACACCAGCTGTGCAGCCGGAACCACCTGCTGCAAGCTGCAGACCGGGGAGTGGGGCTGCTGCCCACTGGTCAAG GCGGTCTGTTGCGCAGACCACCAGCACTGCTGCCCACAGGGCTACAATTGCAACATGCAGACTGGAACCTGTGAGAAGAAGACGTACCACGAGGGCCGCCAATCGCTGTCCATGACCAAAGTTCTTGCCAACCAGGACACACTTGTACCATGTGACCACTCCGGGAACTTCcactgccccctgcaggagacTTGCTGTCAGATATCAGACTCGGAGTGGAAGTGCTGCCCCTCCCCCAAG GCCGTCTGTTGCGCCAACTCTCGCAGCTGCTGTCCG
- the LOC128752791 gene encoding protein FAM171A2, with protein sequence MRPSRISRLLLLAWTLALPEVLAKSLPDQFEVQIKVQVFDSSNLSLLPNALVQVHGNQTVLATGTAGSDGVLRVSFKYHTGSWVVITASKQDYVTNSVPWQSGRVPLYAAVSLYLLAQRPGTLILYDDVLQVVAGSPGGRNQPMVQLQRKSLQLPPTSNYTALSAVLTTARNQYEIGGFPFLLGKETNSSGAETGWTDLTALAVASIQLYDRDGSPVQVSDSIHVSVPLPTDTRNHMATSVPAWLYQPKTGLWVRNGTGYIQKEGSQYVWNIVVPQMGYWLAAFPTSSGFSLGHPGLRDITTYHTLFLLCILGSLALLVLILLCVLLYYCRRKCLKPRRQQGKPHSTTLNGAKRDQGTSMSRLNLICGGHAESGPSNEKPDMSPTRDYHSSREDLTKHVPVHMLRHGKGKNGSQRGESFPMKVTRATETNNLDNPLLHDDYSRSHNANDNRAYASDPPSPPRFQGYVPSQSDKPPEYSAAAADSLARPTSLNTQPGQIIFCSSIDQMKENMYRSMVPTLVIPAHYMRLPSEFANNDGKDQKDQDKEGGQMGGSQQHHHHHSQKQGQQQQHQQGGLQGDDSEEQSWVSDSPGGPVTIPVLFNDSTMAQMNGELQALTEKKLLELGVKQHPRAWFISLDGRANAHVRHSYIDVANDLSGGGGFGVGFASGQSTAHREINLEPPLEAHERKSGVNKKVKDERWGTGGRKTHGIGNSGGKTYSKLAYPDHSDPSSSEGRPVSPEENSLTPLLDEGTSSRGSTIPRKGRSRVNSSRSSNSENRRDSMTSPEDDSEDKDENKKSPWQKIEDRPLMVFHPRK encoded by the exons ATGCGGCCCTCCCGGATCTCCCGTTTGCTCCTGCTCGCCTGGACCCTGGCGCTTCCGGAGGTGTTGGCCAAATCCCTGCCAGATCAGTTCG AGGTGCAAATCAAGGTTCAAGTGTTCGACAGCAGCAATCTGTCTCTGCTCCCCAACGCTCTCGTCCAAGTGCATGGTAATCAGACGGTGCTGGCGACGGGAACAGCAGGCAGCGATGGCGTCCTAAGGGTCAGCTTCAAGTACCACACCGGCTCCTGGGTCGTCATCACGGCCTCCAAGCAGGACTACGTCACCAACTCTGTGCCGTGGCAGTCGGGTCGAGTCCCCT TGTACGCAGCCGTGAGTCTGTACCTGCTGGCCCAGAGACCAGGAACTCTCATTCTCTACGATGACGTACTGCAGGTGGTGGCCGGGTCTCCAG GTGGTCGGAACCAGCCAATggtgcagctccagagaaagtCCCTGCAGCTACCGCCTACCTCCAACTACACCGCCCTTTCGGCGGTGCTGACAACGGCCCGGAATCAGTATGAAATTGGAGGGTTCCCATTTCTGCTGGGCAAGGAGACCAACAGCTCAGGGGCGGAGACAGgctggactgatctgactgcaCTGGCCGTGGCCAGTATCCAGCTCTATGACAGAGATGGCAGCCCAGTCCAGGTCTCAGACTCAATCCATGTCTCGGTTCCGCTCCCGACGGACACCCGGAACCATATGGCGACGAGCGTTCCTGCCTGGCTCTATCAGCCAAAAACTG GACTCTGGGTGAGAAATGGCACTGGCTACATTCAAAAAGAAGGATCACAATACGTTTGGAACATCGTTGTTCCTCAGATGGGATACTGGTTAGCTGCTTTTCCAACCTCTTCAG GATTCAGTCTCGGTCATCCGGGTCTGAGGGACATCACCACCTACCACACTCTATTCCTGCTGTGTATCTTGGGCTCGTTGGCGTTGCTGGTGCTGATCCTTCTCTGCGTGCTCCTCTACTACTGCAG GCGAAAGTGCTTAAAACCTCGTCGTCAGCAGGGAAAACCTCACTCCACCACTCTAAACGGTGCCAAAAGGGACCAAGGCACATCCATGTCACGCCTCAATCTGATATGTGGTGGTCACGCAGAGTCTGGCCCGTCGAATGAAAAACCTGATATGTCTCCAACTCGGGATTACCACAGCTCAAGAGAAGACCTGACCAAACATGTCCCAGTTCACATGCTGCGGCATGGAAAGGGAAAAAATGGCTCACAGCGTGGCGAGAGCTTCCCTATGAAGGTGACAAGGGCAACAGAGACCAACAACTTGGACAACCCTTTGCTCCATGATGACTACAGTCGTAGCCACAACGCAAATGACAATCGTGCTTACGCCTCTGACCCACCGTCCCCTCCTCGCTTCCAAGGCTATGTGCCAAGCCAGTCAGACAAACCTCCAGAGTATTCAGCGGCGGCAGCTGACAGCCTCGCCAGACCCACCTCCTTGAACACCCAGCCCGGGCAAATCATCTTCTGCAGCTCCATTGATCAGATGAAGGAGAACATGTACCGCAGTATGGTGCCAACTTTGGTCATTCCTGCACACTACATGCGCCTGCCTTCTGAGTTTGCAAATAATGATGGAAAGGATCAAAAAGACCAGGACAAAGAAGGAGGCCAGATGGGTGGAAGCCAGcaacaccatcaccaccactccCAAAAAcaaggtcagcagcagcagcatcaacaaGGTGGCTTGCAAGGCGATGACTCTGAGGAGCAGAGCTGGGTGTCTGACTCACCTGGTGGGCCTGTGACTATCCCTGTGCTCTTCAATGACTCCACTATGGCGCAGATGAATGGAGAGCTGCAGGCTCTCACTGAGAAGAAGCTACTGGAGCTGGGAGTCAAGCAACATCCCAGGGCCTGGTTCATCTCACTAGATGGACGTGCAAATGCCCATGTTCGCCACTCTTACATTGATGTGGCTAATGACCTTAGTGGTGGCGGAGGATTCGGAGTTGGATTTGCCAGTGGCCAGAGCACCGCTCACCGAGAAATCAACCTGGAGCCACCTCTGGAGGCTCATGAGCGTAAATCTGGAGTCAACAAGAAGGTAAAGGATGAACGGTGGGGGACAGGGGGAAGAAAGACGCACGGCATTGGAAACAGCGGCGGAAAAACATATTCCAAGTTGGCGTACCCAGACCACAGTGACCCAAGCAGCAGTGAGGGACGCCCTGTGTCCCCTGAAGAGAACTCCCTTACCCCTCTACTGGATGAAGGTACGTCCTCACGGGGTTCAACCATCCCCAGGAAAGGACGCAGCCGCGTgaacagcagccgcagcagcaacagtgagaACCGCCGCGACTCCATGACCAGTCCGGAAGATGATTCTGAAGACAAAGATGAGAATAAGAAGAGCCCATGGCAGAAGATTGAAGACCGGCCACTAATGGTGTTCCACCCAAGAAAATAG